The Kosakonia sp. SMBL-WEM22 sequence GTCTACAGCCTCGGGCTGGCGATGGAGAGCTGCAACCTGCCAGGCAGCGACAGCGAAGAGGGGCGCATTCAGCAGGGGCACGTTGAGCTTGGCCTCGGCATTCACGGCGAGCCGGGTGCGAGTACCCTTGAGACCCATAACAGCAAATCGCTGATCGATACGCTGGTTGAACCGCTGCGCGCGGCGGTGGGTAACGATCGCGTGGCAGTGCTGATCAATAACCTCGGCGGCGTCTCGGCGCTGGAGATGGCACTGCTGACCAAAGAGCTGGCCCATTCGGCGCTAAAAGATCAACTGGCGTATCTGATTGGCCCCGCGCCGCTGGTCAGTTCGCTCGATATGAAAGGCTTCTCCCTTTCGCTGCTGCGCTTAACGGATGAGTTTGAGCAGGCGCTCTGCGCCGAAGTGCAGACCGTCGGCTGGCAGAAACCGGTCGCCTTCGCGCCGATGAAAACCCAGCCGCACAAAGCGGTCTACACCGGGCTGGAGATTGAGCCTTCCGATAACCCGCAGGTAAAAGCGCTGGTCGGCACTGCTGCGCAGACGCTGATTGACCTGGAAAACCGCCTCAACGCGCTGGATGCGAAAGTGGGTGATGGCGATACCGGCTCGACCTTTGCCGAAGGGGCGCGCGAGATCAAGCGCCTGCTGGAGCAGAACGCGCTGCCGCTGAACAACACCGCGCAGCTGCTACAACTGATTGGCGAGCGGCTGGCGACGGTGATGGGCGGCTCCAGCGGCGTGCTGATGTCGATCTTCTTTACCGCCGCAGGCCAGGCGGTGCATAACGCCACGCCGTTGCCCGACGCGCTGCTGCTGGGGTTAAAGCAGATGAAACACTATGGCGGGGCGGATCTTGGCGACCGCACGCTGATCGATGCGCTACAACCGGCGCTGGAAGCGCTGCGCGATCGCGGATTAGCCGCTGCCATCGATGCCGCACAGAAAGGGGCAGAGAGCACCGCCACCATGCAGAAGGCGGGCGCGGGGCGTTCATCTTACGTCAACAGTGAGAACCTTGAAGGCGTGACCGATCCCGGCGCAGTAGCGATTGCCGAAGTGTTTGCCGCGATAGGGAAATAGGAAGAGGTGCCCGGTGGTTCACCGGGCACAGTTGCCGGATGGCGGCTTCGCCTTATCCGGCCTACGTGATGGTACGCCCTGCTCAAACGGCATCTGATTATGCGGCTGCCTGAAACGGCGTAGGCCGGATAAGCGTTTACGCGCCATCCGGCATGTGATTGTGCGCTCTGCTCAAACGGCATGTGATTATGCGGCTGGCTGAAACGGCGTAGGCCGGATAAGCGTTTACGCGCCATCCGGCATTTAACTCGCACGCTCAACAACGCGCCGTCCGGCGTTAAACCTGCCCGGCGGTATTGACGCTCACCGGGCTGAGCGGCTTAAAAATCCGCTTTCAACACCACGCGATAACGCGCTTTACCGTCGCGCACATGCTGCAACGCTTCGTTGATCTGCGACATCGGGAACATCTCGATGGTCGGCGCAACCTTCGCACGACCGGCAAACTTCATCAGCTTACGCAGCTCATACGGCGTACCGGTTGCGGAACCGGAGACGCTGCGATCGCCGCCAATCAGCGTAAAGGCAGGTACTTCCAGCGGCTTCATCACGGCACCAACGGTGTGGAAATGGCCGCCGTGCGCCAGCGCTTCGAAGAAGGGCAGCCAGTCAAGATCGACGTTAACGGTGTTGATGATGAGATCGTACTGACCGGCGCGCGCTTTCAGCGCTTCCGGATCGCGGCTGTTGACCACATAATCCGCGCCCATCAGACGTACTTCCGCCTCTTTTGCCGGGTTTGAGCTGAACGCCGTCACTTCGCAGCCCATCGCGCGCAGCAGTTTGATGGCGATATGGCCCAGACCACCAATACCGATCACACCAACGCGGCTGGTGGCGGTGATGTTGTGCATCAGCAGCGGTTTAAAGACGGTAATGCCGCCACACAGCAGCGGACCGGCGGTTTCAATATCAATGCTGTCCGGCAGGGGAATCACCCACTGCCAGCCGGCGCGGATTTTATCGGCGAAGCCGCCGCGGTTCAGGATGGTCGGCACCGCGCCTTCCAGGCAGTTGATCTGGTTGCCGTCGATACAGGCGTCGCAGTGGCCGCAGCTGTGCGCTGTCCAGCCGATACCGACGCGCTGGCCCACTTTCAGGCCTTTGTTCTGCGCGGCGTCACCCAGTGCCACCACGTGGCCAATCACTTCATGCCCGGCAACCAGCGGATACTGGGAGAAGCCCCATTCGTTGTCGATCATCGACAGGTCAGAGTGGCAGATCCCGCAATAATCCACGGCGACTTCAACATCTTCAGCCGCCAGCGGGCCTGCATCGTATTCCTGAAGCTCAAGCTCGGCGCCAGCCTGTGGCGCGGCGTAGTTTTTGATGATGCTCATCACGGATTCCTTTATGTTGAGGGAGACGCTTGAAGTGTAGGGCATCTGCCGCCGCTCTGGCAGCCTGCGGCTGTGCATACCGCCCGTTTCGTTAAGCGATTGCTCTGAAAGCCGCGTTTTTTAGGATTTTCCATCCGCATATTAAGCCGTGGCGACTTTGCAACACGATGTGTCCGAACCATCCTCAAATAAGGGCGCAACGCGCAGTCAACGCTCAGCGCCATTCTCTCTCTACAGGAGCAACGATGATGGCGAATCAACCGCAACACACCGGCGATGCTGGCGTCGCATTAATAAAATCCTTTGAAGGGCTACGGCTGGAGAAGTATCGCGATGCCGTCGGCAAGTGGACCATTGGCTATGGGCACCTGATCCTGCCGAACGAGAACTTTCCCCGACCGATTACCGAAGCGGAGGCTGACGCGCTGCTGCGCAAGGATTTGCAGACGAGCGAGCGCGGCGTGCACCGGCTGGTGACGGTCGATCTCGACCAGGATCAGTTCGACGCGCTGGTGTCGTTTACCTTTAACCTCGGTGCCGGGAACTTGCAGAGCTCGACGCTGCTCAAGCTGTTAAATCAGGGCGAATATACGCAGGCCGCCGACCAGTTTCTGCGCTGGAACAAAGCGGGCGGCAGAGTGCTGCCCGGCCTGACACGGCGGCGCGAAGCGGAGCGGGCGCTGTTTTTGCAGGCGGGTTAGCCTGAAGAGGCCGATTAGTCGTGATAGTCGCATATAAAAGATATGCCGCCGGGTTAACGAGGCTGGCGCAGCAGTTTACCATTGCGCTGTTTTTTTCATCACTTAGCAGAGGGCTGCAGGATAGTGACTTGCATAGCCCTCGATGGCAGGTATAATCCAACACGTTTCCGCATCCCCTTCCGTGCCGGAGTGGCGAAATCGGTAGACGCAGTTGATTCAAAATCAACCGTAGAAATACGTGCCGGTTCGAGTCCGGCCTTCGGCACCAAAAGATGCAAAAAAGCCGCTTTGAAGCGGTTTTTTTGTTTCTGAAATATGCATTTTCTTACTGCTTCTTCAAACTTCTTGCTCTTCATACCGTCGATTTTATTACTCGTAAGCTGGATTTCGCTTTAGTTCAGGTACGGTGCTGCAACGTAAATAAAAATCTAACCGATATTGGGTTCTAAGACATATCTAACGTGTGATAGTCATCTGGCGAAATAGTATATATCCAAGAGGGATGCGCTCCCCCCTTAAAATAGTAGGCGCTGATAAGCCAAAGCTAACAGTAAGGTATAAATATGCGTGATATGTCACTTCAAATATACAATGTTGGGTGGAGTTAAAGCTCATATTTATATAAAATGGTTATCATTTTTTGCCAGGGACAATGTTGTTATGGGCGCAATAACTTTACGTAACGCCTTGAATGTACTCGCAAAATCATCTTCCTTTTCCGTTACCACTGTCACCGAGCGTAAGAAAGATGAGTTCGATAAACTGAAGGAACAACTCTTTGTTCAACAGGAAATTGAATCCGATTTGCAACGATATCTTGATCGAGCACATGATGGAGAAATCATTTTTTTATGTGGTAGTAGTGGTGATGGAAAGTCAGAGATATTGACGCGCCTCAAGGCAATTCCTCGTTATCGAGAACGCTTTCATTTTCATCTGGATGCTACTCACAGCTTCTCCCCTCGCCAGTCGGCCATTGAGGCTCTAAATAATCTGTTTAGCGGCCATGCTCATGATGCGCCTCCTCTCTTGATCGGTATTAATACCGGCATGCTGGCTAATTTTTCAAGAGAGGGTGATGACGCCCATAATAAAGTCAAGTCTGCCATAGATGCTTTTTTATCTTCTCCTCAGGGCGTAACACGACCTTACCGGAATGAAAACTGCACATTTTTCGATTTTGAACGTTATCCAAAGTTTCATTTTTCAGAAGAGAAAAACTACTCGGCGTTCATTAAAGCATTATTAGAAAATCTAACGCGCGATGATGATAAAAATTTATTCCAGTTTATTTTTCGCAGCGATGAAGCAAGGAATCCTGACCTTAAAGAAGTAGCGAATTATAAATTGTTATGCATGCCTGGTGTTCAGGATGTGTTAATAACACAATTATTTAAAGCCAGACTAATCAAAGATCAATTCGTTAATACCAGAACTTTATTAGACTTTGTTCATCACTTATTGACAGGGCCCGCGTATTTATTTGACAACCTATTTAAGGGTGTTGAAAACGAACTCATAAATAAACTGTCTGAGTTTGATCCTGTTAAGATACATAATTATGAACTAGATCAATTTGTGCTGCGTTATGAGCTTGGGTTAATCGATTCTGAGCTAGATGAATTTTTGATTTCACTTATTCCTTTACATATTAGATTTAGCCGTGATGATATTAAACGGGGTGATGCAGCCTCGTTGATTCGGTTGTTTTGGTTGTTAAAAGATGAGGATATAGGGAATAATTATCATAAAAAATTTGCTGTATTTTTCGGAGAGCCATTATTAGAGCATTATTCCGAAATCTGGCATCTGCACAAAAATTACACTGGCGACTCAGAGCAAAAGAAAAAGCTCAATCGTTTTTATTCCTTCGAACTTATAGCTGGAATACAACGCTATGCTAATCGCAAAGCCCCTGAGTTAAGTATGCAAAAGGAAGAGTTTTTCTTAGGCGAATACGGCGGGATAAAAGTTACTGTCCCCGTTGAATTAATGCCTGATTGGGATGCTATTCTGAATAAAAATACGGTTTATTCAACAGGTTTTGACGTTTATATAAAAGTTGGTGAGCATAAAATTAAGCCAGTACGCATAGGTCTTAATCTTTTTGAGCTAATATATAAATTAAATAATGGGTATCGTCCAAATAAATATGACAAAAATGCAATCGTTTTATTAGAAGAA is a genomic window containing:
- a CDS encoding dihydroxyacetone kinase subunit DhaK yields the protein MSRFFFNDRKQLVNDAIEGLVISAPHGNLVRLESDPAIRIVARADWDKSRVAVISGGGSGHEPAHAGFVGKGMLTAAVCGDLFASPSVDAVLNAIVAVTGDRGCLLIVKNYTGDRLNFGLAAEKAKRYGLKVEMVIVADDIALPDNKQPRGIAGTALVHKIAGYAAEQGKSLSEVRDLAQQACDNVYSLGLAMESCNLPGSDSEEGRIQQGHVELGLGIHGEPGASTLETHNSKSLIDTLVEPLRAAVGNDRVAVLINNLGGVSALEMALLTKELAHSALKDQLAYLIGPAPLVSSLDMKGFSLSLLRLTDEFEQALCAEVQTVGWQKPVAFAPMKTQPHKAVYTGLEIEPSDNPQVKALVGTAAQTLIDLENRLNALDAKVGDGDTGSTFAEGAREIKRLLEQNALPLNNTAQLLQLIGERLATVMGGSSGVLMSIFFTAAGQAVHNATPLPDALLLGLKQMKHYGGADLGDRTLIDALQPALEALRDRGLAAAIDAAQKGAESTATMQKAGAGRSSYVNSENLEGVTDPGAVAIAEVFAAIGK
- a CDS encoding NAD(P)-dependent alcohol dehydrogenase, which encodes MSIIKNYAAPQAGAELELQEYDAGPLAAEDVEVAVDYCGICHSDLSMIDNEWGFSQYPLVAGHEVIGHVVALGDAAQNKGLKVGQRVGIGWTAHSCGHCDACIDGNQINCLEGAVPTILNRGGFADKIRAGWQWVIPLPDSIDIETAGPLLCGGITVFKPLLMHNITATSRVGVIGIGGLGHIAIKLLRAMGCEVTAFSSNPAKEAEVRLMGADYVVNSRDPEALKARAGQYDLIINTVNVDLDWLPFFEALAHGGHFHTVGAVMKPLEVPAFTLIGGDRSVSGSATGTPYELRKLMKFAGRAKVAPTIEMFPMSQINEALQHVRDGKARYRVVLKADF
- a CDS encoding lysozyme, whose protein sequence is MANQPQHTGDAGVALIKSFEGLRLEKYRDAVGKWTIGYGHLILPNENFPRPITEAEADALLRKDLQTSERGVHRLVTVDLDQDQFDALVSFTFNLGAGNLQSSTLLKLLNQGEYTQAADQFLRWNKAGGRVLPGLTRRREAERALFLQAG
- the dptF gene encoding DNA phosphorothioation-dependent restriction protein DptF; the protein is MGAITLRNALNVLAKSSSFSVTTVTERKKDEFDKLKEQLFVQQEIESDLQRYLDRAHDGEIIFLCGSSGDGKSEILTRLKAIPRYRERFHFHLDATHSFSPRQSAIEALNNLFSGHAHDAPPLLIGINTGMLANFSREGDDAHNKVKSAIDAFLSSPQGVTRPYRNENCTFFDFERYPKFHFSEEKNYSAFIKALLENLTRDDDKNLFQFIFRSDEARNPDLKEVANYKLLCMPGVQDVLITQLFKARLIKDQFVNTRTLLDFVHHLLTGPAYLFDNLFKGVENELINKLSEFDPVKIHNYELDQFVLRYELGLIDSELDEFLISLIPLHIRFSRDDIKRGDAASLIRLFWLLKDEDIGNNYHKKFAVFFGEPLLEHYSEIWHLHKNYTGDSEQKKKLNRFYSFELIAGIQRYANRKAPELSMQKEEFFLGEYGGIKVTVPVELMPDWDAILNKNTVYSTGFDVYIKVGEHKIKPVRIGLNLFELIYKLNNGYRPNKYDKNAIVLLEEMIELIAEHAKSSREIKFYDGRHKTYRAKGYGDMITVSGIEG